Proteins found in one Rahnella aquatilis CIP 78.65 = ATCC 33071 genomic segment:
- a CDS encoding DUF1852 domain-containing protein, with protein sequence MNKKLTFTIKSIRFDENYNPSENTRITTNFANLARGEKRQENLRNTLVMIDNRFNSLVHWDNPKKDRYSVELDIITAQLNIDAEGKADSFPVIEILKTTVVDKKTNQRIEGIVGNNFSSYVRDYDFSVLLPEHNKNQPEFSLPDNFGELHGNIFKRFVKSDAYKDNFTKAPVICLSVSSKNTYYRTGNKHPVLGVEYQQDELSLTDEYFAKMGLRARYFMPENSVAPLAFYFSGDLLSDYTHLELISTISTMETFQKIYRPEIYNANSAAGIQYQPSLNYQDYSLTRIVYDREERSHLAIEQGKFTEECFIKPYQNVLEQWSAHSAL encoded by the coding sequence ATGAATAAAAAACTGACATTTACCATTAAAAGCATCCGTTTCGACGAGAATTATAACCCCTCGGAAAATACGCGTATAACCACCAATTTTGCCAATCTGGCAAGGGGTGAAAAACGTCAGGAAAACCTGCGCAACACCTTAGTGATGATCGATAATCGCTTCAATTCTCTGGTGCACTGGGATAATCCTAAGAAAGACCGGTATTCTGTCGAACTCGATATTATTACTGCTCAGTTGAATATTGATGCTGAAGGCAAGGCCGACAGCTTCCCGGTGATTGAAATACTGAAGACAACTGTCGTTGATAAAAAAACCAACCAACGCATTGAAGGCATTGTAGGAAATAACTTTTCCTCCTATGTGCGTGATTATGACTTTAGCGTTTTACTGCCAGAGCATAATAAGAATCAACCTGAATTTAGCCTGCCGGATAATTTTGGCGAATTACATGGAAATATATTCAAACGCTTTGTCAAATCAGATGCTTACAAAGATAACTTCACTAAAGCGCCCGTTATCTGCCTGAGTGTTTCAAGCAAAAACACATACTATCGTACAGGAAATAAACACCCTGTATTAGGCGTTGAATATCAGCAGGATGAGCTTTCCCTGACTGATGAATATTTCGCAAAAATGGGACTGCGGGCGCGGTATTTCATGCCTGAAAACAGCGTTGCGCCGCTGGCATTTTATTTTTCTGGCGATTTACTCAGTGATTACACTCATCTTGAGCTTATTAGCACCATCAGCACGATGGAAACTTTTCAGAAGATTTATCGTCCTGAAATTTATAATGCTAATTCCGCGGCAGGAATACAGTATCAACCCAGCCTGAATTATCAGGATTATTCGTTAACCCGTATTGTTTATGACCGGGAAGAACGTAGCCATCTGGCTATTGAGCAGGGGAAGTTTACTGAAGAATGCTTCATCAAACCTTACCAGAATGTTCTTGAACAATGGTCTGCTCATTCCGCTCTCTGA
- a CDS encoding methionine synthase: protein MKKLLPTSTAGSLPKPSWLAQPEVLWSPWKLQDQELIDGKLDALRLCLEDQQQAGIDIVSDGEQTRQHFVTTFIEHLEGVDFEKRETVKIRNRYEASVPTVVGPVSRKKAVFVEDAKFLRQQTTQPIKWALPGPMTMIDTLYDNHYKSREKLAWEFAKILNEEARELEAAGVDIIQFDEPAFNVFFDEVNDWGIATLERAIEGLKCETAVHICYGYGIKANTDWKKTLGTEWRQYEEIFPKLQKSNIDIISLECHHSHVPMELMELIRGKKVMVGAIDVATNTIETPEEVAATLRKALQFVDADKLYPCTNCGMIPLPRGVARGKLDALSAGAEIVRKELLAK from the coding sequence ATGAAAAAATTATTACCGACATCCACTGCGGGCAGTTTGCCTAAACCTTCGTGGCTGGCACAGCCTGAGGTGCTCTGGTCCCCGTGGAAATTGCAGGATCAGGAATTAATTGACGGCAAACTGGATGCCCTGCGTTTGTGTCTGGAAGATCAACAACAGGCAGGTATTGATATTGTCAGTGACGGCGAGCAAACGCGTCAGCATTTTGTCACGACCTTTATTGAGCATCTCGAGGGCGTTGATTTCGAGAAACGTGAGACGGTTAAGATCCGTAATCGCTATGAAGCCAGTGTGCCGACAGTTGTTGGCCCGGTGAGTCGCAAAAAGGCCGTTTTTGTTGAAGATGCGAAGTTTTTACGCCAGCAAACGACACAACCGATCAAATGGGCTCTTCCTGGGCCGATGACCATGATCGACACGCTGTATGACAACCACTATAAAAGTCGCGAGAAACTCGCCTGGGAATTTGCCAAGATTCTCAATGAAGAAGCCAGAGAATTAGAGGCTGCGGGTGTCGATATCATCCAGTTTGATGAACCGGCCTTTAACGTGTTCTTTGATGAAGTGAATGACTGGGGCATTGCCACGTTAGAAAGAGCTATCGAAGGGTTGAAATGTGAAACGGCTGTGCACATTTGCTACGGCTATGGCATCAAAGCCAATACCGACTGGAAAAAAACGCTGGGCACAGAGTGGAGACAATACGAAGAGATTTTCCCAAAATTGCAGAAATCCAATATCGATATCATTTCACTGGAATGTCATCATTCGCATGTACCGATGGAGCTGATGGAGCTTATCCGCGGTAAAAAGGTGATGGTCGGTGCCATAGACGTGGCGACCAATACCATTGAAACCCCGGAAGAAGTCGCCGCCACTCTTCGAAAAGCGCTGCAATTTGTCGATGCCGACAAACTCTATCCCTGCACCAACTGCGGGATGATCCCTTTACCTCGTGGTGTCGCAAGAGGCAAGCTGGATGCGTTAAGTGCGGGTGCAGAAATCGTCCGCAAGGAACTGCTGGCGAAATAA
- the msrA gene encoding peptide-methionine (S)-S-oxide reductase MsrA: protein MKFASKNRRNFRHYSLIAGLMLASAFVFENNAWSWGAGAEPAVVIPAPAKDEPAGTAHSETALFAGGCFWGIQGVFQHVKGVTSAVSGYTGGAAQTARYEQVSTGETGHAESVKVTFDPTQVTYGELLQIFFSVGHNPTELNRQGPDTGSQYRSAVFPLSAAQAEVAKAYIAQLDASHSYNEPLVTKVESHAHFYPAEAYHQNFLNDNPDYPYIVVNDLPKIKYLKQYFPAQYREQPVLVKE, encoded by the coding sequence ATGAAATTTGCATCGAAAAACAGGCGTAACTTTCGCCACTACAGCCTGATCGCCGGGCTGATGCTGGCGTCTGCGTTCGTGTTCGAAAATAATGCCTGGTCATGGGGCGCAGGGGCAGAACCGGCGGTAGTGATCCCGGCACCGGCAAAAGATGAGCCAGCAGGCACTGCACACAGCGAAACCGCGCTGTTTGCCGGTGGCTGTTTCTGGGGGATCCAGGGTGTGTTTCAGCATGTAAAAGGCGTGACCAGCGCGGTGTCCGGTTATACCGGTGGTGCGGCGCAAACGGCCCGTTACGAGCAGGTCAGTACCGGCGAGACCGGTCATGCGGAATCGGTGAAAGTAACCTTTGACCCGACACAAGTGACGTATGGCGAACTGTTGCAAATCTTCTTCTCGGTGGGGCATAACCCGACTGAGTTAAACCGTCAGGGTCCGGATACCGGCAGTCAGTACCGGTCAGCAGTTTTCCCTTTAAGCGCCGCGCAGGCGGAGGTGGCGAAAGCGTATATTGCCCAGCTTGATGCCAGCCACAGTTACAACGAACCGCTGGTGACAAAAGTAGAAAGTCATGCACATTTTTATCCGGCTGAGGCTTATCACCAGAACTTTTTAAACGATAACCCGGACTATCCGTATATTGTGGTGAACGATCTGCCGAAAATTAAATATTTGAAGCAGTATTTCCCGGCGCAATATCGTGAACAGCCGGTACTGGTGAAGGAATAA
- the msrB gene encoding peptide-methionine (R)-S-oxide reductase MsrB, whose translation MINRRNFLLGSGAVSAAALMGLVPSLFSRSAGAQTTSEKFEITLTDAQWHQRLSEDQYRILREAGTERPYSSPLNDEHRVGEFACAGCNLALFSSATKFDSHTGWPSFWKPLGNAAQTSRDTSLGMVRDEVHCRRCGGHLGHVFDDGPQPTGLRYCMNGLAMTFTPKA comes from the coding sequence ATGATTAACAGACGTAATTTCCTGCTGGGCAGTGGCGCGGTCTCGGCCGCTGCGCTGATGGGGCTGGTCCCGTCACTGTTTTCCCGCAGCGCTGGCGCGCAGACGACATCTGAAAAATTTGAAATCACGCTGACTGATGCTCAGTGGCATCAGCGCCTGAGCGAGGATCAGTACCGTATTTTGCGCGAGGCGGGCACCGAACGGCCGTATTCCAGTCCGTTAAACGACGAGCACCGGGTGGGCGAGTTTGCCTGCGCAGGCTGCAATCTTGCTCTTTTCTCCTCGGCGACCAAATTCGACAGCCATACCGGCTGGCCGAGTTTCTGGAAACCTCTGGGCAACGCCGCGCAAACCAGCCGGGATACCTCACTCGGTATGGTGCGCGATGAAGTGCATTGCCGCCGGTGTGGCGGACATCTGGGGCATGTATTTGATGACGGTCCGCAGCCGACCGGTCTGCGCTATTGCATGAACGGGCTGGCGATGACGTTCACACCTAAAGCTTAA
- a CDS encoding TIM-barrel domain-containing protein: MSELIAEKNRILWHFDQQTLVIEPWGEHSLRVRATCRPELNDSLWALLPAGAQPQAEISRSAETLTLRNGNITASVNIKGQLAFYNQRGELILEEFWRQRSTVGIGATEKSQDKYISALKMDAREFKAIPGGKHQLTVRFESRPDEKIYGMGQYQQNCLDLKGCTLELAQRNSQASVPFMLSSLGYGMLWNNPAIGEVTFGKNITRWEAQVTEQMDYWITAGDTPADIMHQYGRATGTAPQMPEYATGFWQCKLRYRTQQEVLEVAREYKRRNLPVSVIVIDFFHWPNQGTWCFDPVDWPDPKAMVAELKSLGIETMVSVWPTVDSRTDNYKEMKSKGYLVNTDRGVSVNLDFLGNCTFFDATHPGARQFVWEKVKQNYYDLGIRTFWLDEAEPEYRAYDFDNYRYHLGPVLEVGNIYPQKFAQGFYDGLQQEGENEIVNLVRCAWAGSQRYGVLAWSGDIHSSFHALRNQIAAGLNMGLAGIPWWTTDIGGFQGGNVNDPAFQELLIRWFQWGVFCPVMRLHGYREPQIQPPEPWRDGIAQCNSGAANEVWSYGEENYQLMKNGLFLREKLRPYISRVMQEAHEKGDPVMRTMFYQYPAQAESWQVEDQYMLGADILVAPVLYAGQREREVWLPAGETWVALNGERYEGGRTITVATPMSEIPVFVREGADSTARAIL; the protein is encoded by the coding sequence ATGAGCGAATTAATCGCCGAAAAAAACCGTATCCTCTGGCATTTCGATCAGCAAACGCTGGTGATTGAACCCTGGGGCGAGCACAGCCTGCGCGTGCGTGCCACCTGCCGGCCTGAACTCAATGATTCGCTGTGGGCGCTGTTGCCAGCGGGCGCTCAGCCACAAGCTGAAATCAGTCGCAGCGCGGAAACCCTGACGCTGCGTAACGGCAACATCACGGCGTCGGTGAATATCAAAGGGCAACTGGCGTTTTATAACCAGCGCGGTGAACTGATCCTCGAAGAGTTCTGGCGTCAGCGTTCCACGGTGGGCATTGGCGCAACAGAAAAGAGTCAGGATAAATACATCAGCGCACTGAAAATGGATGCGCGTGAATTTAAAGCCATTCCCGGCGGCAAACATCAGCTGACGGTGCGGTTTGAGTCGCGTCCGGATGAGAAAATTTATGGCATGGGGCAGTACCAGCAAAACTGTCTGGATCTGAAAGGTTGCACACTGGAACTGGCGCAGCGCAATTCACAGGCCAGCGTGCCGTTTATGCTTTCGAGTCTGGGCTACGGCATGTTGTGGAACAATCCGGCGATTGGCGAGGTGACATTCGGCAAAAACATTACCCGCTGGGAAGCGCAGGTCACGGAGCAGATGGATTACTGGATCACCGCCGGTGACACGCCCGCTGACATCATGCATCAGTATGGTCGCGCGACAGGCACCGCGCCGCAAATGCCGGAATACGCCACGGGTTTCTGGCAATGCAAATTGCGTTACCGCACGCAGCAGGAAGTGCTTGAGGTCGCGCGGGAATACAAGCGCCGCAATCTGCCGGTTTCGGTGATTGTCATCGACTTCTTCCACTGGCCGAATCAGGGGACATGGTGTTTTGACCCGGTGGACTGGCCGGACCCGAAAGCCATGGTGGCGGAGCTGAAATCGCTGGGCATTGAAACCATGGTATCGGTCTGGCCGACAGTGGACAGCCGGACCGACAATTATAAGGAGATGAAATCCAAAGGCTATCTGGTCAATACCGATCGTGGTGTGTCGGTGAATCTGGATTTCCTTGGCAACTGCACCTTCTTTGATGCCACACATCCCGGTGCCCGTCAGTTTGTCTGGGAGAAAGTGAAGCAAAACTATTACGATCTGGGTATCCGTACCTTCTGGCTGGATGAAGCTGAGCCGGAATATCGCGCCTATGATTTTGATAACTATCGCTATCATCTCGGGCCGGTGCTGGAAGTCGGGAACATCTATCCGCAGAAATTCGCGCAAGGCTTTTACGACGGTTTACAGCAGGAAGGCGAAAACGAGATCGTGAATCTGGTGCGTTGCGCCTGGGCGGGCAGCCAGCGTTACGGTGTGCTGGCGTGGTCGGGCGACATCCATTCTTCTTTTCACGCGCTGCGTAATCAGATTGCCGCAGGCCTGAATATGGGGCTGGCGGGCATCCCGTGGTGGACGACGGATATCGGCGGATTTCAGGGGGGTAATGTAAACGATCCGGCGTTTCAGGAGTTGCTGATCCGCTGGTTCCAGTGGGGTGTATTCTGTCCGGTGATGCGGTTACACGGCTACCGTGAGCCACAGATCCAGCCGCCGGAACCGTGGCGAGACGGTATCGCGCAGTGTAACAGCGGCGCGGCAAATGAAGTCTGGAGTTACGGCGAAGAAAATTACCAACTGATGAAAAACGGGTTATTCCTGCGTGAAAAACTGCGCCCGTACATCAGTCGCGTAATGCAGGAAGCGCACGAAAAGGGCGATCCGGTAATGCGCACGATGTTCTATCAATATCCGGCTCAGGCTGAAAGCTGGCAGGTAGAAGATCAGTACATGCTTGGCGCAGATATTCTGGTCGCCCCGGTGTTGTACGCCGGTCAGCGCGAGCGGGAAGTGTGGTTACCGGCGGGAGAAACGTGGGTGGCGCTGAATGGCGAACGCTATGAAGGGGGGAGGACAATCACGGTTGCTACGCCGATGAGTGAAATTCCTGTGTTTGTACGGGAAGGTGCAGACTCGACTGCACGGGCGATTTTGTAA
- a CDS encoding glycoside-pentoside-hexuronide (GPH):cation symporter codes for MTAKLSVKEKISYGLGDMASHIGLDNVIIFLTFYYTDVVGLPAVFVGTMFLVARVADAIVDPAMGLIADRTQTRFGKFRPYILWLALPFGASCLLVYAVPESLTLGGKMVYASVTYCVMMLMYTAINIPYCSMGAIITPDNSQRISLQSYRFFLATLGGAMSTFLMMPLAEMMGGGNKLDGYFGAMAIMASIAVVMFLLCFLNTKERISAPPTHENFLSDLRDLVRNDQWRVVAALIFFNISFGVVRLGAMMYYVTYYLGNASYFMWLLAAHIVGKSLGSLLVKPLTRNRSKLAAFTLCAILTGALSAAIFFVPAWISLLVGMTLLVSTFYQVTTTLMWVMMSDVVDYGEYKQGKRMDGTVFSTLLAILKMGMAVSGAVVGWTLGMSGYVPHAAQQNTVAMLSIIALFSLVPGILSMFSALSMRWYKLNDATMKQINQSKISREHEPEPQATLHTQESA; via the coding sequence ATGACTGCGAAGTTATCCGTAAAAGAAAAAATCAGCTACGGTCTGGGGGATATGGCGAGCCATATTGGCCTGGATAACGTCATTATATTTTTGACGTTTTATTACACCGATGTCGTGGGATTACCGGCAGTCTTTGTCGGGACAATGTTTCTTGTTGCACGCGTCGCTGACGCCATTGTGGACCCTGCGATGGGGTTGATCGCCGACCGGACGCAAACGCGTTTTGGTAAATTCCGGCCGTATATTCTCTGGCTGGCGTTACCTTTCGGGGCAAGCTGTTTACTGGTTTACGCGGTGCCGGAATCCCTGACGCTGGGCGGTAAAATGGTGTACGCCAGCGTCACCTATTGCGTGATGATGCTGATGTATACCGCCATTAACATTCCGTATTGCTCGATGGGCGCGATCATTACGCCGGATAATTCCCAGCGTATTTCCCTGCAATCCTACCGCTTCTTCCTTGCCACGCTGGGCGGCGCCATGTCCACGTTCCTGATGATGCCGCTGGCAGAAATGATGGGCGGTGGCAATAAACTCGACGGCTATTTTGGCGCGATGGCGATCATGGCATCGATCGCTGTGGTGATGTTTCTGCTGTGCTTCCTCAACACCAAAGAACGTATCAGTGCGCCGCCGACACACGAGAATTTTCTTTCCGATTTACGCGATTTAGTGCGTAACGACCAGTGGCGCGTGGTGGCGGCGCTGATCTTCTTCAATATCTCCTTCGGCGTGGTGCGTCTCGGCGCGATGATGTATTACGTCACCTATTATCTCGGCAATGCCAGCTACTTTATGTGGCTGCTGGCTGCACACATTGTCGGCAAAAGTCTCGGCAGTCTGCTGGTTAAACCACTGACCCGCAACCGCAGCAAACTCGCGGCCTTCACGCTGTGTGCCATTCTGACCGGTGCGCTGAGCGCGGCGATTTTCTTCGTTCCGGCGTGGATCTCTCTGCTGGTGGGCATGACCTTGCTGGTCTCCACTTTCTATCAGGTCACCACCACGCTGATGTGGGTGATGATGTCTGACGTGGTGGATTACGGCGAATACAAACAGGGTAAGCGCATGGATGGCACCGTGTTTTCCACTTTACTGGCGATCCTCAAAATGGGGATGGCGGTGAGCGGGGCAGTGGTCGGCTGGACACTGGGCATGAGCGGCTACGTGCCGCATGCCGCCCAGCAGAATACTGTCGCGATGCTGTCGATTATCGCGCTGTTCTCGCTGGTGCCGGGCATCCTGTCGATGTTCAGCGCACTGTCGATGCGCTGGTACAAACTCAATGACGCCACCATGAAACAGATCAATCAGTCCAAAATTTCACGGGAACATGAGCCTGAACCTCAGGCCACCTTGCATACACAGGAGTCCGCATGA
- a CDS encoding Hcp family type VI secretion system effector: MAIPAYLWLKDDGGADIKGSVDVNGREGSIEVLGFGHGLFLPTDNNTGKITGTRVHSALTFEKEFDSSSPYLYKAVAKGQTLKSAEIRWYRINDAGQEAEYFNMLMENVKVVSVCPLMHDCKNPATEKHNHLESISLRYERITWKHCDGNIIFSDAWNDR, from the coding sequence ATGGCAATACCAGCTTACCTATGGCTTAAAGACGACGGCGGCGCAGACATCAAAGGATCTGTCGATGTGAATGGGCGTGAGGGGAGTATTGAGGTTCTGGGTTTCGGTCACGGCTTGTTTTTACCTACTGACAACAACACAGGCAAGATCACCGGTACTCGTGTACATTCCGCGCTGACTTTTGAAAAAGAATTCGACAGCTCATCGCCCTACCTTTACAAGGCCGTCGCAAAAGGCCAAACCTTAAAATCTGCGGAGATAAGGTGGTACAGGATCAACGATGCTGGTCAGGAAGCTGAATATTTCAATATGCTGATGGAAAATGTAAAGGTCGTTTCTGTTTGCCCGCTAATGCATGATTGCAAAAACCCTGCCACTGAAAAACATAACCACCTTGAGTCAATTTCACTGCGTTACGAGCGGATCACGTGGAAACATTGCGATGGGAATATCATTTTTTCAGATGCATGGAATGACAGATGA
- a CDS encoding DUF1493 family protein: MVNNQDVIDWYNLGWNKTGKWPVTIDTSLTTGRYVWVWETGEEIMTSYFKTFGVDTEGFNFLKYWPDEKGMIPNFLLPKSCRVKYIEPAPLTLRMLAESARAGKWLYD; this comes from the coding sequence ATGGTGAATAACCAGGATGTCATAGATTGGTATAACTTAGGATGGAATAAGACGGGTAAATGGCCTGTCACGATTGATACCAGTCTTACTACAGGACGCTATGTCTGGGTTTGGGAGACAGGCGAAGAAATCATGACAAGCTATTTCAAGACCTTTGGAGTAGACACAGAGGGATTCAATTTCCTGAAATACTGGCCTGATGAAAAGGGCATGATTCCAAATTTCCTGTTACCTAAATCATGCCGAGTGAAGTATATCGAACCCGCTCCGCTAACACTGAGAATGCTTGCAGAATCGGCGCGAGCCGGTAAATGGCTCTATGACTAA
- the idi gene encoding isopentenyl-diphosphate Delta-isomerase, which yields MIEEVVLLDVKNQPAGTMDKALVHTDQTPLHLAFSCYIHNDRGEILLTRRALSKVAWPGVWTNSVCGHPLPGESLQAAVYRRCQYELGLSVEHITSLVDEFQYRATDASGIVENEFCPIFAAFTRQPPAPRDSEVMDYQWVKPEDLQNSVRATPWAFSPWMVLQLGQITQENLSLLG from the coding sequence ATGATTGAAGAAGTCGTGTTACTTGATGTTAAAAATCAACCGGCGGGTACGATGGATAAAGCGCTGGTGCACACCGACCAGACACCCTTGCATCTTGCATTTTCCTGCTACATTCACAACGATCGCGGCGAAATCCTGCTGACACGACGCGCCCTGAGCAAAGTGGCCTGGCCCGGCGTCTGGACAAATTCTGTCTGCGGACACCCGCTGCCGGGCGAATCCCTTCAGGCGGCAGTTTACCGTCGCTGTCAGTACGAACTGGGATTATCCGTTGAGCACATCACCTCGCTGGTTGATGAATTTCAGTATCGTGCCACCGATGCATCCGGGATTGTCGAAAACGAATTTTGCCCGATATTTGCCGCTTTCACCCGCCAGCCCCCGGCGCCGCGCGATTCTGAAGTTATGGATTATCAGTGGGTTAAGCCGGAAGATTTGCAGAACAGCGTTCGGGCAACGCCCTGGGCATTCAGCCCGTGGATGGTGTTACAGCTCGGTCAGATTACGCAGGAAAACCTGAGTCTGCTGGGGTGA
- a CDS encoding adenylate kinase: MKINVIGTSGSGKSTLARNISQKLNIPYIELDALFWKPDWQGTPDDEFFARLAGKLAASDGWVIDGNYKRTQPVKWREIDMIVWVDYSFGRTLYQAVKRVFIRAWGQKEIWAGTGNRESFRKSFFSRDSIILWTLKTYAKNRRYYQALFNDPDWQHVRFVRLKSPQQTQVFLRNLTEL, encoded by the coding sequence GTGAAAATCAATGTCATTGGTACCAGCGGGAGCGGGAAATCGACGCTGGCACGCAACATTTCTCAGAAACTGAATATTCCTTATATTGAACTGGATGCGCTGTTCTGGAAGCCGGACTGGCAGGGTACGCCGGATGACGAGTTTTTTGCCCGTCTGGCAGGAAAACTGGCGGCCAGTGACGGCTGGGTGATCGACGGAAATTACAAACGCACGCAGCCCGTGAAATGGCGCGAAATCGATATGATCGTGTGGGTGGATTATTCGTTCGGGCGAACGTTATATCAGGCGGTGAAACGCGTCTTCATACGGGCATGGGGCCAAAAGGAAATCTGGGCAGGAACGGGGAATCGCGAGTCGTTTCGTAAAAGCTTTTTCAGCCGGGATTCAATTATTCTGTGGACGCTGAAAACGTACGCGAAAAACCGTCGCTACTATCAGGCATTGTTTAACGATCCTGACTGGCAGCATGTACGCTTTGTCCGTCTGAAATCACCCCAGCAGACTCAGGTTTTCCTGCGTAATCTGACCGAGCTGTAA
- a CDS encoding biofilm/acid-resistance regulator YmgB/AriR translates to MQIEAEQTVTEISDYLNARETPTLSEVEILGTLVSGLLASHYPVSNKAIIQGLVRQLEQETNISNQQACRNLLELVLLSTQDDVI, encoded by the coding sequence ATGCAAATCGAAGCAGAACAAACAGTTACAGAAATCAGTGATTATTTAAATGCGCGGGAAACGCCGACATTAAGCGAAGTTGAGATCCTCGGGACCCTTGTTTCAGGACTTCTCGCCAGCCACTATCCGGTGAGCAATAAGGCCATCATTCAAGGTCTGGTGCGTCAGCTGGAACAGGAGACCAACATCAGTAATCAGCAGGCTTGCCGTAACTTGCTGGAACTGGTGCTGCTTTCTACGCAAGACGATGTGATTTAA
- a CDS encoding SDR family oxidoreductase has product MIAITGATGQLGRLVIAALLKKVPANQIIAAVRNPQKAQDLADLGIEVRQADYSQPATLDSAFKGVEKLLLISSSEVGQREAQHNAVIDAAKRAGVKLLAYTSLLHADKSPLGLGVEHRATEKALSESGVPFVLLRNGWYTENYAASIAPALAHNAFIGSVGEGKISSAARQDYAEAAAAVLTQENQAGKIYELAGDDAYTLTEFTAEIARQSGKKVDYINLPEAEFAKALLGAGLPEGLANMLADSDAGAGKGGLFDDSHTLSKLIGRPTTPVKDVIAATLKTL; this is encoded by the coding sequence ATGATCGCCATTACCGGTGCTACCGGCCAGTTAGGCCGCCTTGTTATTGCCGCACTGCTGAAAAAAGTACCTGCAAATCAGATTATTGCTGCGGTGCGTAATCCGCAAAAAGCCCAGGATCTGGCAGATCTGGGTATTGAAGTGCGTCAGGCTGATTACAGCCAGCCCGCTACCCTGGATTCTGCTTTTAAAGGCGTCGAAAAACTGCTGCTGATTTCTTCCAGTGAAGTCGGTCAGCGTGAAGCACAACATAATGCGGTCATCGACGCAGCAAAACGCGCAGGTGTGAAACTGCTGGCTTACACCAGCCTGCTTCATGCAGACAAAAGTCCGCTGGGACTGGGTGTTGAACACCGTGCGACCGAAAAAGCATTAAGCGAATCTGGCGTGCCCTTCGTGCTGTTGCGTAACGGCTGGTACACCGAAAACTATGCGGCGAGTATCGCCCCGGCACTGGCGCATAACGCGTTTATTGGTTCCGTCGGCGAAGGAAAAATTTCTTCCGCGGCGCGTCAGGATTACGCTGAAGCCGCTGCGGCCGTGCTGACGCAGGAAAATCAGGCCGGTAAAATCTATGAACTGGCCGGAGATGATGCCTACACCCTGACCGAATTCACTGCTGAAATTGCCCGTCAGTCCGGTAAAAAAGTCGATTACATCAACCTGCCGGAAGCGGAATTTGCTAAAGCGCTGCTTGGTGCCGGGTTACCGGAAGGACTGGCGAATATGCTGGCGGATTCTGATGCGGGTGCAGGGAAAGGCGGCTTGTTTGATGATTCTCATACATTGAGCAAACTGATTGGTCGCCCGACCACGCCTGTTAAAGATGTGATCGCCGCAACGCTGAAAACGCTTTAA
- a CDS encoding winged helix-turn-helix transcriptional regulator, whose product MKIISSEQPAERLPLSEQIRRGEVLNPNCPSREILRHITSRWGLLILIALSDNTLRFSELRRKVGGVSEKMLAQTLQSLEEDGFIDRRSYPVVPPHVEYSLTPLGIEVKDQVAGLADWLESNLHRVMKQRSLRIAGTQ is encoded by the coding sequence ATGAAAATAATTTCCTCTGAGCAACCCGCTGAACGTTTGCCACTCTCCGAACAAATCCGCCGGGGCGAAGTCCTGAATCCCAACTGCCCGTCGCGCGAAATCCTGCGCCACATCACCAGCCGCTGGGGATTACTGATCCTGATCGCGCTCAGTGATAACACTCTGCGCTTTAGCGAACTGCGCCGCAAAGTCGGGGGAGTCAGCGAAAAAATGCTGGCGCAAACTTTACAGTCTCTCGAAGAAGACGGTTTCATCGACCGCCGTTCTTATCCGGTGGTGCCGCCGCATGTGGAATATTCTCTGACCCCGCTCGGCATCGAAGTCAAAGATCAGGTTGCCGGACTCGCCGACTGGCTGGAATCGAATCTGCATCGTGTTATGAAACAGCGTAGCTTGCGTATCGCAGGCACGCAGTAA